The Leptospira johnsonii genome window below encodes:
- the nadE gene encoding NAD(+) synthase, producing MSFYRCTAVSLKTTALDFKGNREKILSAIQANMNSSLILFPELCISGYGCEDTFYFPWVWEQSWKSLLEIAKATSDKTVIVGLPFFQSPYLFNVSAVLQNGQILGLVPKQNLAQTGVHYENRWFTKGEESRNYAITPDGSELPFGSLLFESPDFNFGIEICEDSWVQTRPGQYLVEAGADLILSPGASHFALGKQEIRKKMFSESSRSSSTAILYANLDGNESGRLIFEGGCMGIVDGNIKQEGPKLHFTDFESTHLDLDSKELRSNRARNFRSSGTREFRSRGKGLQRIEIHPLKSQNSLDHSIQVSKSDLFQDFTRATSLGLFDYLIKSKTKGYTLSLSGGADSAACALLVKAGILFSQKELGPKYLESIGLNPKNLLFTLFQGTENNSEQTKNSAKQLSEELGFTHAEITVDSEVKSMLEKISSVKGLVPNWKEHNLALQNIQARVRSPLIWLLANLNGHLLLSTGNRSEASVGYTTMDGDSSGSVAPLTGVSKEFLLSWLKNVSEGKDLILPKINALEGIVHSKPTAELKPLSEKQEDEKDLMPYPLLQKLERNFVFLGKSPDDLLGSQEWSDQKEAEEGKKKFLKLFSASQWKRERLPPSFHLDEYGLDPKSSFRFPILSEISF from the coding sequence ATGTCCTTCTACCGTTGCACAGCAGTAAGTTTAAAAACGACCGCCTTAGATTTTAAAGGGAATCGAGAAAAGATCCTGTCTGCTATCCAGGCCAATATGAATTCTTCTTTGATCCTTTTTCCTGAACTGTGCATTTCCGGTTACGGTTGCGAAGACACTTTCTATTTTCCTTGGGTTTGGGAACAATCTTGGAAAAGCCTATTAGAGATAGCAAAAGCGACTTCCGATAAAACGGTAATTGTTGGACTTCCATTCTTCCAAAGTCCTTATCTATTCAATGTTTCTGCGGTTTTGCAGAATGGACAAATACTAGGACTCGTCCCAAAACAAAACCTGGCCCAAACGGGCGTACATTACGAAAACAGATGGTTCACAAAGGGAGAAGAATCCAGAAATTATGCGATCACTCCTGACGGATCAGAACTGCCATTCGGTTCCCTACTTTTTGAAAGCCCTGATTTCAATTTTGGAATAGAGATCTGCGAGGACTCCTGGGTCCAGACAAGACCAGGTCAATATTTAGTCGAAGCAGGCGCGGATCTGATCCTTTCTCCGGGAGCTTCTCATTTTGCTTTGGGAAAACAAGAGATCCGTAAAAAAATGTTCTCCGAGTCTTCTCGAAGTTCTTCTACTGCAATTCTTTATGCCAATTTAGATGGGAATGAGTCGGGCCGTTTGATCTTCGAAGGCGGTTGTATGGGGATCGTAGACGGAAATATAAAACAAGAAGGTCCCAAACTTCACTTTACGGATTTTGAAAGTACTCATTTGGATCTGGATTCAAAAGAGCTTAGATCCAATCGGGCGAGAAACTTCAGGTCTTCCGGAACAAGAGAATTCAGATCCAGGGGAAAAGGCCTACAAAGAATAGAGATCCATCCTCTCAAGTCCCAAAATAGTCTGGATCATTCGATCCAAGTTTCCAAGTCGGATCTATTCCAAGATTTTACTAGGGCAACTTCTCTTGGCCTATTTGATTATCTGATCAAATCCAAAACAAAAGGTTATACATTATCTCTTTCAGGCGGAGCAGATAGCGCAGCCTGTGCACTTCTTGTTAAAGCGGGAATTCTATTCTCCCAAAAAGAACTCGGACCCAAATATTTGGAATCTATAGGATTAAATCCAAAAAATCTACTATTCACACTTTTCCAAGGAACGGAGAACAATTCGGAACAAACCAAAAATTCCGCAAAACAACTTTCGGAAGAATTGGGTTTTACCCATGCAGAGATTACCGTGGATTCGGAAGTAAAATCCATGTTGGAAAAAATTTCCTCAGTGAAAGGACTTGTTCCAAATTGGAAAGAGCATAATCTTGCACTTCAAAATATCCAAGCAAGGGTCAGATCTCCCTTGATCTGGTTACTTGCCAACCTGAACGGACATCTTCTTCTTTCCACAGGAAATAGAAGTGAAGCAAGCGTAGGATATACTACGATGGACGGGGACTCTTCCGGTTCTGTTGCTCCACTCACCGGGGTCAGTAAAGAATTTCTACTTTCTTGGCTTAAGAATGTATCCGAAGGAAAAGATTTAATCCTTCCTAAGATAAATGCTCTCGAAGGTATCGTCCATTCCAAACCTACTGCGGAACTAAAACCGCTTTCCGAAAAACAGGAAGATGAGAAGGACCTAATGCCTTATCCACTTCTCCAAAAATTAGAAAGGAATTTTGTGTTCTTAGGAAAATCTCCTGACGATCTTTTAGGATCCCAAGAATGGTCCGACCAGAAAGAAGCAGAAGAAGGCAAAAAGAAATTCTTAAAATTATTCTCCGCAAGCCAATGGAAAAGAGAAAGGCTCCCGCCTTCTTTTCATTTGGACGAATACGGTTTGGATCCTAAATCTAGTTTCCGTTTTCCGATCCTGAGCGAGATCTCTTTCTAA
- a CDS encoding LIC_20245 family lipoprotein: protein MTRVRTLLISVVFIVFFIFLLVVLFWTDDDKSDSKNKQSEAEALASIFGGGSGSSSGRSGYGKTGADPSLFDSNSDFYKAGKAEYREPEAGEPSSENKPGAPAADSDNPVNPQSGKPYTNEEMERFAQLKEKFPNNSLLPSRMSPAEKEQRKVFEQRVSEATRAVLSRTASKDQTVTYYDYMEKQSKDRLEIVKYLVDLQKGSGDPEQEKKLETIQQTMIQQLEQVQKDKQRAYEQAGL, encoded by the coding sequence GTGACTAGAGTTCGAACATTATTAATTTCCGTAGTTTTTATAGTATTCTTCATCTTCTTATTGGTGGTCTTATTTTGGACCGACGATGACAAATCGGATTCCAAAAATAAACAAAGTGAAGCAGAAGCGCTCGCCAGTATTTTCGGAGGAGGATCGGGATCCAGTTCCGGACGCTCCGGTTATGGCAAAACAGGTGCGGATCCTTCTCTATTCGATTCAAACTCCGATTTTTATAAGGCCGGAAAAGCAGAATATCGCGAACCTGAAGCGGGAGAACCTTCTTCTGAAAATAAACCGGGAGCTCCTGCAGCAGATTCGGATAACCCTGTAAATCCTCAATCAGGTAAACCTTACACAAATGAGGAAATGGAAAGATTCGCTCAGCTCAAGGAAAAGTTTCCTAATAACTCGCTTCTTCCCAGCCGTATGAGCCCTGCGGAAAAAGAGCAAAGAAAAGTTTTTGAACAAAGAGTTTCAGAAGCTACCAGAGCAGTCTTAAGCCGTACCGCATCCAAGGACCAAACCGTTACTTATTACGATTATATGGAGAAACAATCCAAGGACAGATTGGAGATCGTAAAATATTTGGTAGATCTGCAAAAAGGATCAGGTGATCCAGAACAAGAAAAGAAATTAGAGACCATCCAACAAACTATGATCCAACAATTGGAACAAGTACAGAAGGATAAGCAAAGAGCTTACGAACAAGCCGGGCTTTAG